In a single window of the Antedon mediterranea chromosome 1, ecAntMedi1.1, whole genome shotgun sequence genome:
- the LOC140061028 gene encoding 18S rRNA aminocarboxypropyltransferase-like, which yields MGKKKNQSRGGKHGNASARGRQSQAEKHDRFKQMSEDLNYCLDEGLNLDEACGGEQTSEEFLKVPLPLAMWDLEHCDPKKCTGRKLIRKGLVRNLKLSQRFGGLILSPMGIKCVSPEDKELVLSKGIAVVDCSWAKLEETPFSKMRGGQPRLLPYLIAVNPINYGRPCKLSCVEAFAATLYIVGLKEYGIKLLKRFKWGEGFFDVNQEILDIYASCRTGAEVVTAQQDWMQKCKDEDLAKSKIDVFDIDDDKEFGNLNRQPQYDFPDSEESSEEEENEKEEEDKKEFGNLKSQRRYDFPESEKSSEEEDDVPCPAQKKTNEEKCGKENTVDKGLHSEIGNNSETSTHSFETKEKRENIVND from the exons ATgggaaaaaagaaaaaccagAGTCGAGGTGGAAAACATGGAAATGCATCAGCACGAGGACGTCAAAGTCAAGCAGAGAAGCATGATCGATTCAAACAAATGTCAGAAGATCTTAACTATTGCCTAGATG AAGGATTAAATCTCGATGAAGCCTGCGGAGGTGAACAAACCAGCGAGGAATTTCTGAAGGTGCCTTTGCCACTTGCCATGTGGGATCTTGAGCATTGTGACCCCAAGAAATGTACAGGACGTAAACTCATTCGTAAGGGATTAGTTCGTAACCTGAAATTGTCGCAGAGATTTGGTGGATTGATTCTGTCGCCTATGGGGATTAAATGCGTTTCACCAGAAGATAA AGAACTTGTTCTATCTAAAGGCATtgcagttgtagactgttcatgGGCTAAGCTAGAAGAGACACCCTTCAGTAAGATGCGAGGAGGCCAGCCACGTCTGTTACCCTACCTCATAGCAGTCAATCCAATCAACTACGGACGCCCATGTAAACTATCATGCGTTGAAGCTTTTGCTGCCACATTGTATATTGTAG GTCTTAAAGAGTATGGCATTAAATTATTAAAGCGTTTCAAGTGGGGTGAGGGTTTCTTTGATGTGAACCAGGAAATTCTTGACATCTACGCATCTTGTCGAACCGGGGCTGAAGTAGTTACAGCCCAACAAGACTGGATGCAAAAGTGCAAGGATGAAGATTTAGCTAAAAGCAAAATAG ACGTCTTTGATATTGATGATGACAAGGAATTTGGAAATCTAAATCGGCAACCACAGTACGATTTTCCCGATTCTGAAGAATCCAGTGAGGAAGAGGAGAATGAAAAGGAAGAAGAGGATAAAAAAGAATTTGGAAATCTTAAGAGTCAACGTCGATATGATTTTCCAGAATCAGAGAAATCTAGCGAGGAAGAGGATGATGTGCCTTGTCCAGCACAGAAGAAAACTAATGAAGAAAAGTGTGGAAAAGAAAATACTGTTGATAAAGGACTTCATTCTGAAATTGGTAACAATTCAGAGACTTCTACACATAGTTttgaaacaaaagaaaaaagagAGAACATTGTGAATGACTAA
- the LOC140061074 gene encoding centromere protein M-like isoform X2 has protein sequence MGEVRKTHVLSPHNIISSPNTATLLLVGAEGMGKHKFASSIISQKTSFSLQIRTARRLPLPVDTEDTRPNIDYIVFIIDLTNRASISSMEASLKTLDCEYFLGRCCCIVHNANNTNLHGADIKNITGLCDAYHMPMLCAGFDEDKELKSISQKVLSLLQVACGARKWISPMIIEATRQSFTFQETL, from the exons ATGGGAGAAGTAAGAAAAACCCACGTTCTCTCGCCCCATAACATAATTTCATCACCAAATACAGCAACACTTTTG CTTGTAGGTGCTGAAGGTATGGGAAAACACAAATTCGCATCATCCATTATATCtcaaaaaacatcattttcatTGCAAAT ACGTACAGCTAGACGACTCCCTTTACCCGTAGATACTGAGGACACAAGGCCTAACATTGACtatattgtgtttattattGATTTGACCAATAGAGCAAG TATTAGCAGTATGGAAGCATCTTTAAAGACCCTTGATTGTGAATATTTCCTAGGTCGGTGTTGTTGTATTGTTCACAATGCTAATAATACAAACCTACATGGAGCTGATATCAAGAACATCACAGGACTTTGTGACGCATACCACATGCCAATGCTCTGTGCTGGCTTTGAT GAAGACAAAGAGCTGAAGAGCATTTCACAGAAAGTTCTGTCTCTACTACAAGTAGCATGTGGCGCAAGGAAGTGGATATCCCCAATGATTATTGAGGCTACACGCCAGTCATTTACATTTCAAGAAACTTTATAA
- the LOC140060925 gene encoding uncharacterized protein yields MLKPTSSLVFSERPTRYVNGVRKKEHHLKPLLPVVASHAVTSERRQTRPEGLKPAASSPNNATISGPRKTKSAGSDRRKKTEVINEKRAFSSTTRSSKNSNNSRSKRGCRTEANDTRLNPDIEYGGWVDETSDILFIDSKSASTRPSEGTVTHGKILPKDLLIQCQESEYDSIYDINLHACHIKKIHNLEKFRKVKILDLSCNEIEQIEHLSSNTNLKELKLYGNKISEIKNLEKLTELCILQLQFNKLKSLGKGLLSAKKLKCLRVDNNHLTQIEAREIAAFSQLTNLDVSCNKLQNLSVFNCLNSLEELLASNNILKTVTDLSRCRKLQELNLSSNSLTSISGLKGLPLLASLHLSHNLLTSEAVQGLGKLRSLQELDLSHNKISKLNSFSSQFPVIEVLNLTKNSIEWLEVVHLSSCEFLVELFLAENPFIKSSDFKPSYHEEVHRCISGIEMVDGVIVKQTKQKPVPFMRPMSAASGLSAKQVQSQLQTVEADLNMFGQDLREKFENLRTTMDTLPAERPISVASELSITSVSTLASSRPGSSRCSSRSRLQDAKAYATTHFK; encoded by the exons ATGCTAAAACCCACTAGTTCTTTAGTCTTTTCAGAACGCCCTACTAGATACGTTAACGGTGTTAGAAAGAAAGAACACCACCTCAAGCCACTTTTACCAGTGGTTGCTAGCCACGCCGTCACAAGCGAAAGGAGACAGACACGGCCGGAAGGGCTGAAACCCGCCGCCAGTTCACCAAACAACGCAACAATTTCTGGGCCTAGAAAAACGAAAAGTGCTGGCTCTGATCGAAGAAAAAAGACTGAAGTAATAAATGAGAAACGAGCTTTTTCTAGTACTACTAGGTCATCGAAAAATAGCAATAACTCCAG ATCAAAAAGAGGCTGCAGGACAGAAGCTAATGACACTAGACTAAATCCTGACATTGAATATGGTGGTTGGGTAGATGAAACTTCAGACATACTTTTTATTGACTCAAAATCAGCTTCGACGAGACCTTCTGAAGGTACTGTAACACACGGAAAGATTTTACCAAAAGACTTG CTTATTCAATGTCAAGAGAGTGAATATGATAGCATATACGATATTAATCTCCATGCTTGCCACATCAAGAAAATTCATAATTTAGAAAAG TTTAGGAAAGTTAAGATATTGGATTTATCGTGCAATGAAATAGAACAAATTGAACATTTATCAAGTAACACT AATCTCAAAGAATTGAAACTTTATGGGAACAAAATTTCTGAAATTAAAAACCTTGAAAA GTTAACAGAACTGTGTATTCTTCAACTTcagtttaataaattaaaaagtttaG GAAAAGGTTTATTGTCTGCTAAAAAGCTAAAATGTCTGCGAGTTGACAACAACCATCTAACGCAAATTGAAGCCAGGGAGATTGCAGCTTTCTCTCAACTCACCAACCTTGATGTCAGCTGCAACAAATTGCAAAACTTATCG GTATTCAACTGTTTAAATTCATTAGAGGAGCTGCTCGCTTCAAATAACATCTTAAAAACTGTGACAGATTTAAGTCGATGTAGAAAG CTTCAAGAATTGAATCTGTCATCAAATAGTTTGACTAGTATATCAGGACTGAAGGGTCTCCCTCTGTTAGCG AGTTTACATCTGTCCCATAATCTCTTGACATCTGAGGCTGTTCAGGGTCTTGGTAAATTAAG atctTTACAAGAACTTGATTTATCTCACAACAAAATATCCAAATTAAACTCCTTTTCCAGTCAATTTCCAGTAATAGAGGTGTTGAATTTGACAAAGAATTCTATTGAGTGGCTGGAAGTG GTTCATCTTTCAAGTTGTGAATTTTTAGTTGAACTGTTCCTAGCAGAGAATCCGTTCATCAAATCCTCAGATTTCAAACCTAG CTATCATGAAGAAGTACACAGATGTATATCAGGCATTGAAATGGTCGATGGAGTTATTGTGAAACAGACAAAACAGAAACCTGTGCCATTCATGAGACCAATGTCAGCAGCTTCAG GATTGAGTGCAAAGCAGGTACAAAGCCAGCTTCAAACAGTAGAGGCTGATCTAAACATGTTTGGGCAAGATTTAAGAGAAAA GTTTGAAAACTTGCGTACCACAATGGACACACTACCAGCAGAGCGCCCGATATCAGTGGCCAGTGAATTGAGCATCACAAGTGTATCAACCCTCGCAAGCTCCCGGCCAGGTAGCAGCAGATGTAGCAG TCGAAGCCGATTACAAGATGCTAAAGCCTACGCAACAACACACTTTAAATAA
- the LOC140061020 gene encoding DNA excision repair protein ERCC-1-like, which produces MEKRKFIIPSAAEVKSADNTKPKVKSYFKARNNTANNANDGLTSACESSTKASTKHLQSTAGDHGVIKDKSLNGKMVAPSTESKTGRLDAESTVSSVPSTSTTVVPQEIQKSNVAATGNKIGSGFADKFAALKETAKYEKPKMPEHSAAKAPDVPVVKSKAISYNCLVVHPKQRGNPILKFVRNVPYEFNDIVPDYIMGKTTCALFLSLRYHLLNPNYIFGRAKSLSNMFNLRLLLVQVDIKDPGHPLKALAKMAILADFTLLLAWSAEEAGRYLETYKTYENKSADTLKERVQADFMSKMTDCLTTIKSINKTDAATLLTTFDNFEGIVKASEDELGFCPGFGPNKAKRVARALKEPFMKKKSMKVKEDIPKTEDIPGTSKS; this is translated from the exons ATGGAGAAAAGAAAATTTATTATACCATCAGCAGCAGAAGTTAAAAGTGCAGATAATACAAAGCCAAAA GTAAAATCATACTTCAAAGCTCGAAATAATACTGCAAATAATGCCAATGATGGGCTTACCTCGGCTTGCGAAAGTTCAACAAAAGCATCAACAAAGCATTTACAGTCTACAGCCGGTGATCACGGTGTTATAAAAG ATAAATCATTAAATGGGAAAATGGTTGCGCCTTCAACTGAATCAAAGACTGGTAGGTTAGATGCCGAGTCTACTGTGTCTTCAGTTCCGAGTACTTCAACAACAGTGGTGCCTCAAGAGATACAGAAGTCAAACGTTGCAGCCACTGGTAACAAGATTGGGTCTGGATTTGCAGATAAGTTTGCTGCCTTAAAAGAAACTGCCAAATATGAGAAGCCAAAGATGCCTGAACATTCTGCAGC gaaaGCCCCAGATGTTCCAGTTGTCAAAAGCAAAGCTATCTCATATAATTGTCTTGTTGTACATCCGAAACag cGTGGCAACCCTATTCTGAAATTTGTGAGGAATGTCCCATATGAATTCAATGACATAGTTCCTGATTATATCATGGGAAAAACAACATGCGCTCTTTTTTTAAG TTTGCGTTACCATCTTCTAAATCCTAATTACATCTTTGGAAGAGCCAAATCACTGAGCAACATGTTCAACCTACGTTTACTGCTAGTGCAAGTTGACATA aaaGATCCAGGGCATCCTCTAAAAGCTTTAGCAAAGATGGCAATTCTAGCTGATTTTACACTTTTATTAGCATGGAG TGCGGAAGAAGCCGGTCGTTACTTAGAGACATATAAAACTTACGAGAATAAGTCAGCTGACACTTTAAAGGAACGTGTTCAGGCAGATTTTATGTCAAAG ATGACAGACTGTTTGACAACCATCAAGTCTATCAATAAAACAGACGCTGCTACTCTTCTTACAACATTTGAC aattttGAAGGAATTGTGAAGGCATCAGAAGATGAACTGGGTTTTTGTCCAGGATTTGGTCCTAATAAG GCTAAGCGGGTAGCAAGAGCGCTGAAAGAaccttttatgaaaaagaagaGCATGAAGGTGAAAGAGGATATACCAAAGACTGAAGACATTCCAGGAACAAGTAAATCATGA
- the LOC140061074 gene encoding centromere protein M-like isoform X1 has protein sequence MGEVRKTHVLSPHNIISSPNTATLLLVGAEGMGKHKFASSIISQKTSFSLQIRTARRLPLPVDTEDTRPNIDYIVFIIDLTNRASISSMEASLKTLDCEYFLGRCCCIVHNANNTNLHGADIKNITGLCDAYHMPMLCAGFDCTLLQEDKELKSISQKVLSLLQVACGARKWISPMIIEATRQSFTFQETL, from the exons ATGGGAGAAGTAAGAAAAACCCACGTTCTCTCGCCCCATAACATAATTTCATCACCAAATACAGCAACACTTTTG CTTGTAGGTGCTGAAGGTATGGGAAAACACAAATTCGCATCATCCATTATATCtcaaaaaacatcattttcatTGCAAAT ACGTACAGCTAGACGACTCCCTTTACCCGTAGATACTGAGGACACAAGGCCTAACATTGACtatattgtgtttattattGATTTGACCAATAGAGCAAG TATTAGCAGTATGGAAGCATCTTTAAAGACCCTTGATTGTGAATATTTCCTAGGTCGGTGTTGTTGTATTGTTCACAATGCTAATAATACAAACCTACATGGAGCTGATATCAAGAACATCACAGGACTTTGTGACGCATACCACATGCCAATGCTCTGTGCTGGCTTTGAT TGTACTTTGTTGCAGGAAGACAAAGAGCTGAAGAGCATTTCACAGAAAGTTCTGTCTCTACTACAAGTAGCATGTGGCGCAAGGAAGTGGATATCCCCAATGATTATTGAGGCTACACGCCAGTCATTTACATTTCAAGAAACTTTATAA